The Sorghum bicolor cultivar BTx623 chromosome 6, Sorghum_bicolor_NCBIv3, whole genome shotgun sequence genome contains the following window.
CGGACGAGGATGTCTTCGGCAGCAGCCTTGCCGTCGCGGACGAGGGCGCCGCAGCCGCGTCGGCCGCGCACTTCCGCGTGGTCCACCGTGACGCCTTCGCGGCGAACGCCACCGCGGCCGAGCTGCTCAGGCACCGTCTGCAGCGAGACAAGCGTAGGGCGGCGCGGATCTCGAAGGCGGCGGCCGCCGGTGGCGCCAGCGCGGCGAACGGGACAAGGAGCCGCGGCGGGGCCGTGGCCGCGCCGGTGGTTTCGGGGCTCGCGCAGGTGAGCGGGGAGTACTTCACCAAGACCAGGGTGGGCACGCCGTCCACGCCGGCGCTCATGGTGCTGGACACCGGCAGCGACATGGTGTGGTTGCAGTGCGCGCCGTGCCTCCTCGTCGTCCAGCGCCGCGTCGGGCTCCCGGTCCTCCACCGTCACCTTCGGCCCGCCCTCCGCGTCGGCGGCGTCCTTCACCCCGATGGTCTGCAACTCGCGCATGGAGACGTTCTACTACGTGCAGCTCGTGGGCATCAGCCTGTGCGGCGCGCGCGTCCCGGGCGTGGCCGAGTCTGACCTCCGCCTGGCCCCGCCcactggccgcggcggcgccatcgtGGACTCGGGCACCTCCGTGACCCGGCTCGCCCGCCCGTCCTACTCGGCGCTCCACGACGCGTTCCGCGCCGCGGCGGCTCCGTATTGAGCAAATGGATAGGGGCAGCGGAGTCTTTTTACCTAGCTCTGCTGACTGTGTGCCAGCATGTCAACGTGTCGTGGCGTGCCACATCAACTAAAGTGGTAAAAATGAAACTCAAACTTGCACGCGCCTAGTATTTTTGTAAGAGCCAAATTAAGAATGAGATTCGAGTAAGTGACATCCGTTATAATGGTAAAAATGTAAATGTCCCTTCAAAGACAGGATCCCTTTTTCGTCCAACACCAAGcgttaaaaaaaaacagagattACCCACACTGATTTCTCTCCACCAAGCAAGTAATCCCCAATAGGTAATAGCTagcttctttctttttcttcctcCAAATGAGCAAGCAGCAGCTCAAATCGCCAGCACACCTCCTCCTCTCTGTTCTTCTCTCCACCAAGACCTTAGCAGCAACCTGTAGCTCTTCGTTCTTCCTGCCGGTAAACACCAGGAGCAGATCAGCCACCCAGCTAGCCTTCTTTCTCTCAAATAGCAGCAGCACACTAGATTCATCTAAAAAATTCAAGCTCCAAGCCTTCATCACCACCGCCATGACCTCACACCTCCGTCGACTCTTTCAGCTTCAACCAAAGCACGCCATCTCCTCCGCTGATCCTCGTATCCGAGCCGCAAATATAACAACGGCTCCTCCCAACCCGTCTCTCTCTGAGCAATCGAAGCCACGGCCAGCACCTCTGCTctgctcctctcctctcctctcctccgtGCGTGAGCGTCGTGGCCGTACCTGAAGTGATGGCGCAACTGGAGGCGGCTAGAGACGAGGCACGATGATGAGAGGCTCAGCAGGCCGGGGGCGGAGCAGGAGAGCGGACTGGAGCAGGTGCCGTCGCCTGCGGTTCCGCGGGGCGCCCGTGCGGGATTCTCCCAAACCGCCGGTGACAGCACCCGGCCAGAAATTGGCCTGATCGGGACGTGAGCGAGATCCCTCCCCCTGATCCACCTGTGGCCGGCGGGCAGCGAGAGGGCGGCGGCGAGGTGGAGCGGACGGGCGGGCATTGCTGGAAGCCTGGAATGCTGGGGCGGGGACCGGGGAGGATCGGCGCAGAACGGCCCAATGCACGATGGCCCCACCTGTCGGCGCGCGGTAGAGAACGGGGTGGCAAAGTGGAGTCTGGACTCTGGAGTGGAGAAAAAGGGTAAGACTTTGGCCGCCCAGGCCCTGACCCAAACCCCTGACCGTGGCGACGGCGGTCGATCGACGTCGACGGAGGCAGCTAGGAGGTTTGCGACGATTAACCGGTCGCCCCTGGATTTTGTGCGTGTGGAGGCAATGCTAGCGCGTGCGTCTGGCTTTGTGGGCAAAGCATGGAAGCGAACACCCAATTTGTCGGTCCAGGTCTTGACCTCGCCGCGCCGCTGCTCCTACATGCCACCGCAGCTTCGTCATCTCCACAGTACGCCGACACAGCGGGAAATACTCCCCGAAGAACAGCAGCTGCTGCAAAATAATAGCGTGTAAGATCTGTTGTTCTGCCTATTTAATTGGGACATCTATCTTGGgtcgattttgcggttgggacATCTATCTAGGgtcgattttgcggttgggacATCTATCTAAGgccgattttgcggttggagtGGATGAGCTCGTGTTTGAGAAGAATTTTAAATCTCACGAGTATTATTTATGATGAAAACTGGGAAAAAGAAACATCTTTTGAACCGCAGCCTGATTATTTTTTGCTGCAGAGGAGCTCTACCAAGGCTGGACTGTATCTCCAAAGAGAACTGGAGCAAACAGCGCAATAATGTCAATATGCAGAATTCAGCTGTTGCTGCTGTCGACTCTATTAGGTAATCTTGCTCGCTTCTAAACTTCAGTATTGGCCTGAGCTTTGTAATGTTAGCGTGCTTACATTCAGGGATACTGTTGAGGGGAGTTTTGACCAGAGGTTTGCAACACTGAAGAGCATTGGGGAGGATCGCGTCAATGACCGCGAGCTTGAGTTACTGCTAAAAAGGAAATCTGCCCCCATTTGCTATGTTTGGTGTGATCCCTCCCCCTGGATGCACATATCTGAGGTATATGaacttttttttgtgtgtggtaGCATTTTTAAATGCTACTGAAATTGATGCATTCTATGAAGGAATTATCCACATAGTGCTCCTACTAAGGAAGAACTGGGGTAGTTTGATGTAGATATACTCTTTAGTCTGTAATGGACTTTAGATCTATGATGCATGAATATGTCTTGGACTGGTCTTATCTCCCAGAGAGCAATCTCAATGCCCAACACCCCTCTAGCCCCAATGGAGACTTGGAGAGAAAAAGAAACTAAATATACAATCATTTGGGTTTGAGAACAATTCAAAAGAACTGTAAAACACTGCTTTTGTACACCACCTGGGTTCAGAGAGTAAAGCTGAAGTAGTATGTTTCATTGAAAAAATATAGGGGTGTCTTATAATTATCAGAATGATTctagaacattcttgaatcttcCTATTATTAGTGAAAAGTTCAGAAAGACAGGGTGGAGCGGCCTGATAAGACCGTAGGGCAAAGATGGTTCCTGCCCTAATATCTTGGTTGATCAATGGGCCTGttacttgctactctcttgcagcTAGGATTGAATTTGTACTTTTTCTAACGGCATATATGCAGGGGTCCTTAAGAAATTAGAAGATAACTTGCTCACACCTCTTTTTCTCTGTCTAATTACTTTCAAAAGTTCTGCCATTATTTCTTTGTTAATTCAGCACCTGTATAACTATGCAATGGTACTGGGCAATCCTTATGGACTGGCTTCACATAGTCATGCTACACTAACGAATTAAATATCTTTCCTTCAACACTGTTCCGAATGTTTTTGAAGAGATACCTTTATGCAGGACTTGACTGATCTAACAAATCCACCTTCTAGTGAAACCTTTTTACATTCGATGATCAATAGAGTCTCCTGCTCAGAATATCAAAGTTCTTCTGAATGGTTGCCCAGTCTCTTTTTTGTGAGTGCACTGTTGAAGCCATCAGCACTAGATCCTTTGCTATCTGTTGGCATACACTATTATTATCATCATCAATTTCATGCAAACATGAGGAACCCCAATAAAGTTAGTAGGGATTTTCCTTGGACCATAAATATATATTGTATGGAAGTGAAATTTAGTGAACTATGAACATACTTTAGTTCCATATAACTATCCCCGCTGATATGCTTTCATGGTGGCAGGTTCTTGTGGTAATGTTATTGTTGGTTAATGGGCTGTGGCAAATGCTAACTTTTATTTGTGTGGTACTTAGTTAATTCATTTTCTGTCTTGATTCACTCATTTAactgtttttattttattttgggaTGATGCCATGATGCCCATTAAAGTAACAGATGTTCGAGTTTGTAATGTGACGTTCAATCTTAGTTTTGCACTGATATTTTTTCATGCTGCAGGGCATCATAAAGACTCTCTGTGTTAATAAGATGGTTAATTCTGGTTGTAAAGTCAAAATCCTAATGACAGACTGGTTGGCCCGGATGGACGATAACATTGGTGGCAATCTAAATAAAATGCGGAATATTGGCTTGTACAATATTGAGATTTGGAAAGCAGTTGGCATGGCTCTTGATAGGGTAGAGCTAGTGTGGTTGTCAGATGAAATAAATCGGCATGCCAATAAATATTGGCCACTCGCCATGGATGTTTCAAGAAAAACCACTGTGCATAGAATAAAAAGGTATATTCTTGTTTGGATTATTTGAATAAAAAGGTATATTCTTGTTTGGGTTATTTAAATGTTCATGTGTATTTTCACTTGGCAACCTTTAAATCTGAGCATCAAATGGAGGATCATTTGAACATGCAAGTCATTTCATTTCTGTTTACCTGCAGGTGTTATCGGAATAGAGATCCTTTTGAAGAATTCACTGCTGCTGATATATTTTACCCTTCCTTGCAGTGTGCTACTATATTGTTTCAGAAGGttattttctttcctctttgaaAACATTCAACCTTAGCAGGGGCACAGCTAGTGCCACAAGGACAGTGGTGCACTTGAGAAACAGATGCAATTTCAAAGTAACATGTGACCAGATATGAGTAAATGTACTAGCGAAATCTTGATTTACCATGGTGCATGTGCAACTTCCTAATCCAACGCATCGTTGCCCCTGAACCTTAGGAACTATCTCTGTTTGCAAATGAGTCACCATGACATGTGTCGATCAACTTTGTCTTACTTTGAAGACTGGAATTTTTAAAAATTAAGGAAGTAAACAACAATGCAATATAGTTACTTTAGCCTTTTATTTCTCTAAATTGCAGTTTGGAATTATCCTGAGTTTTTGAGATTTGGATGCTTTTATCATCATGTTCTTAAAGATCATGATGGTTTTATATCAACACACCAAACTTTGTTGTATGCAACTATGCATCAAACCAGAGGGGGGAAATGCTTCTGTCTCCAACATAAGTACTGGA
Protein-coding sequences here:
- the LOC8073415 gene encoding tyrosine--tRNA ligase 1, cytoplasmic isoform X1, which gives rise to MHDGPTCRRAVENGVAKWSLDSGVEKKGKTLAAQALTQTPDRGDGGRSTSTEAARRFATINRSPLDFVRVEAMLARASGFVGKAWKRTPNLSVQVLTSPRRCSYMPPQLRHLHSTPTQREILPEEQQLLQNNSVGALPRLDCISKENWSKQRNNVNMQNSAVAAVDSIRDTVEGSFDQRFATLKSIGEDRVNDRELELLLKRKSAPICYVWCDPSPWMHISEGIIKTLCVNKMVNSGCKVKILMTDWLARMDDNIGGNLNKMRNIGLYNIEIWKAVGMALDRVELVWLSDEINRHANKYWPLAMDVSRKTTVHRIKRCYRNRDPFEEFTAADIFYPSLQCATILFQKVDIWLLGRAQHEANLLAREYCKRVRRGNEPIALSHNILPNLLLYPEEEHRRNPFLAIYMEDIEVDISRKIIHAFCPPKLVEGNPCLEYIKYIVLPWHGKFEVVRKKEDGGDKTFLSMEELTADYVSGALQT
- the LOC8073415 gene encoding tyrosine--tRNA ligase 1, cytoplasmic isoform X2, translating into MHDGPTCRRAVENGVAKWSLDSGVEKKGKTLAAQALTQTPDRGDGGRSTSTEAARRFATINRSPLDFVRVEAMLARASGFVGKAWKRTPNLSVQVLTSPRRCSYMPPQLRHLHSTPTQREILPEEQQLLQNNSVGALPRLDCISKENWSKQRNNVNMQNSAVAAVDSIRDTVEGSFDQRFATLKSIGEDRVNDRELELLLKRKSAPICYVWCDPSPWMHISEGIIKTLCVNKMVNSGCKVKILMTDWLARMDDNIGGNLNKMRNIGLYNIEIWKAVGMALDRVELVWLSDEINRHANKYWPLAMDVSRKTTVHRIKRCYRNRDPFEEFTAADIFYPSLQCATILFQKVDIWLLGRAQHEANLLAREYCKRVRRGNEPIALSHNILPNLLLYPEEEHRRNPFLAIYMEDIEVDISRKIIHAFCPPKLVEGNPCLEYIKYIVLPWHGKFEVVRKKEDGGDKTFMC
- the LOC8073415 gene encoding tyrosine--tRNA ligase 2, cytoplasmic isoform X3, yielding MHDGPTCRRAVENGVAKWSLDSGVEKKGKTLAAQALTQTPDRGDGGRSTSTEAARRFATINRSPLDFVRVEAMLARASGFVGKAWKRTPNLSVQVLTSPRRCSYMPPQLRHLHSTPTQREILPEEQQLLQNNSVGALPRLDCISKENWSKQRNNVNMQNSAVAAVDSIRDTVEGSFDQRFATLKSIGEDRVNDRELELLLKRKSAPICYVWCDPSPWMHISEGIIKTLCVNKMVNSGCKVKILMTDWLARMDDNIGGNLNKMRNIGLYNIEIWKAVGMALDRVELVWLSDEINRHANKYWPLAMDVSRKTTVHRIKRCYRNRDPFEEFTAADIFYPSLQCATILFQKVDIWLLGRAQHEANLLAREYCKRVRRGNEPIALSHIQIYFRICYCTLKKNIGGIHFWLSTWKILRLISVEK